The genomic region GTGCTCAGCAGTGAAGCCATCCTCACGGCCGCCTGGAGagtcctcctcctccatctcttcACCTGGCTCCATCCTGCTGTGAAGGAACGGAGTTAGGGCAGGCCCAGGACACATCTACAGTTTGCTGGGCCGTACCAGGTGCAGCCAATGGGCTAAACTCGGTGGCCTTGGGCAAGACTTAACGTCCCTGCCTCAGTTGCCTCACCTTTACAGCGGACAACTGTTCCTGTCCCCTAGAGCTGTTGAGCATTAAACGCCTAAGGTGGAATAAGCGCTGCATAAAGGTTGTTGCTGATCTTATTACCACTCTCCCCGATTTACAGACCAGAAAACTGAAGCTCGGAGagaagtgacttacccaaggtcacacctgCAACGAGTGACAAGGCCGAAATGTGAATTCAGGTGTGGGAGCAACCAGCCCCGCTACACCTCCTGGCCCTGCCAATAACTGGCAAGAACCCCGAGCGCTGGGATTTAACGGAGGGAGGCAAAGAAGCGCACGTTCGCGCAGCATCGAGGCAGGCCCAATAGGGCCAGACCTTCGAGGATGGCGCTGTCGGGCCCCACTTGAAGACGAGCACACTGATGCCCACAAAGGGCAGTGACCAGTCCAAGGCCAATGGGGCGGGTGGCCGGCCTGGAACCCAGGCTTGTTAGAGCCTACGAAAGCGCCAGCTTCGGGCCAGTCGCGCCCGCCGCCATTAGCGCCCACAGCCCGGGCCGCGCCcccgcccagccctgccctgccctgccccctcccgcaGCCCCGCCGTCACCTCCGGCCTTCGCCGCGCTCGGCGCCGGCCCAGCCCCGCGCCCGGCTCCGCTCCTGCCGGGGCTCTGCGCCGCCTGCGCCCGCCGTCGCCtccgccgcgccccgcccccgccacggCTTGCCGCCGCCGCCATCTTAGCGCCCGCCGTCTCAACAACAACTTTATAGACAAGCGCCAGCACGGGGGCGGGGCCACCGGGCCGGGCGGCCCGCGCCGCGGGGCGGGACCTGCGAGGGGAGGGGCTGACCTCGGGGGGCGGGGCCGTCGGGGAAcccaggggcggggcggggcttcGGGGGCGGGGCTAACGTTCGCTCTCCTAAGCTTGGGGGCCGGCGGGAGTGGCGGTCCGGTCCCGGAGCGACGCTCACACCGCAGGGAGGCTCCAAGGGGAGGGGACTCCGGCCCTGCGAGCGACGTCCTGACCGGCGGCGCTAGGACCCGTGGGGAGCGGCGGGGGCGGAGCAGGCGGCACCAGGACCCGGGGGAACCGCGGCAGGCGGGTGGCGAGCAGGCCCGGGGGCCGGGAAGCTGCGGGCGGCGGCGCTGGGCCCGGCGCGGCAAGAGAGGCCCTGAGATGCCGAGCAAGAAGAAAAAGTATAACGCGCGGTTTCCCGCCGGTGAGCACGTGGCGGGTCCGGGAGGAGCGGGCCGGGCTCTCGGGAGGCCCGGGCCCAAGccgggctggggggtgggggacgttGGGCGCATCGCGGTGTTCGGGGGCAACGGGCGCCCCGCCCCCTTCCGTGCTCCCCGCGTccgtgccccccgccccctttcTCCCGGGATTACCCTCTCTCGGTCcgccctcccccagcaccccttTCTGGACGGAGGTGACAGGGTCCGagttttctgccccctccccaggcgcGGATCAAGAAGATCATGCAAACTGACGAAGAAATTGGGAAGGTGGCGGCGGCAGTGCCTGTCATCATCTGTATCCTGTCGGGGCCTGGCCAGGTTGAGGGACGTGGGGTAGGGAGGGAGGCCCGGGGTCGCCCTTGTTTAGGGCTGGGGATCCCCCACCCGTGTTCTCCGTGACGCTCCTCAGCCCGGGCGCTTGAGCTGTTTCCTGGAGTCGCTGTTGAAGAGGCTTGGCAGGTGAACCCAGTCCCCGAAATGCCAAGACCATGACCACATCCCACCTGTGAGTGCCTGGAGCTGGTTGGGCCCAGTGGGACCCCTGCCCCAGGAGTTCACACACttaggggaggtggggaggctgctggGAGACCAGCATTGCCTCAAACTCTGGTTGGTttgaagtgggggaggaggggttgggTGGTCTAGCCAGGCGGAAAGGTCCGGTAGTGGAGATGGGGTGGAGGTTTTCCAGCTCTATTCTGACATCCAGAGACCCTTGCTGTCCCTTGCTGAGGGCCCAGACATCTGGCCCCCGCCTGAATGCTgtcttctcccctccccgccccccttccaGGAAGCAGTGCATTGAGCTGGAGCAGCAGTTTTGACTTCTTGAAGGACCTGGTGGCCTCTGTGGCCTGACATGCAGGGAGACGGGGAAGACAACCACATGGACGGGGGACAAGGGTACCCGCAGGTGTGGAGCCAGGGCCAGGTGTCCAGGCAAGGAAGGCCAAGGcccactggggctgggggtggttgGGGGGTGGTCAGGGAGTGGTGAGATCTCTGGGCAGATGGACTGTACCTTCCCGAAGGGGGCCGGAAGCCAGGAAGCAGTGGACGGAAGAATGGTGGGATGGGAAGCAAAAGCAAGGACAAGAAGCTGTCAGGGACGGACTCGGAACAGGAGGTGAGTGAGGCCCCAGCCTGCTGCCCTACCCCATGGTGTGGAGCAGGCAGTCTTGCATCAGGCCTTGCTGGCTGGACACCTGGTCCCATCCTCACCTATGGTTTTTTTGTAAATTGGGGCTATAAAGATCAGGGCTATAGAGATCAGTCATCTTGTCCCTGCCACTCCCAGGGGTCTAGGTTCTATAGTCATGGGCTCATGCTTTTCTTGTACTCTCTGACCCCTGCCTTGCTCCCAGGATGAGTCTGACGACACAGACACTGATGggaagaggagacatcacaagccccaccccagccagtcttcccccctgccccacttTCAGCTGGTAAGTCATTCATTGGTACCAGAGGGGGCTAGCAGACTCCGAAAGGCTGACTTGTCTTTCTTGTCCTTCTGGCCGATTTGGGGGACGAGGGGGCGGGTGGGAACTGAGCATGGCCTGAATGGCTGGAGATTGTTCTCATAAGGTCTCCACCTCCACCTGCACACAGCCCCATTGGATGGGGGCCTGGGCAGGAGCTGTGTGACCTGCTCTGggtccttcccttctctgagcttgGCTGCCCCTTGGTACAGAGGgccatgggctccatgctcatgggGGTGGGTAGGGCTCAGTGGGCACAAATGGGCACCGAGAGAGGGGCCTGatctttctctcctgtttctgCCCTGCAGCCCCCCGACACCCTTCATGCCCTTCACCTCgactctgcctctgcccccagcaccccCGGGCCCCTCAGCTCCTGATGCAGAGGATGAAGAAGACTATGACTCCTAGCGCCCTCTGCCCCCCAGGCCACGCCCCCTTTTAGTTGGTTTTAGTTGctctggggggaggagagaagatagagctgttcttaaatttattaaaaaattaataataaaagggaaCACCAGTGTCTGTCCCAGCCTATGTCCAGGGCTCCGTGGCCACCTTCCCATCCGTCCACCTGCTTTCCCCATGCTGAGCTGAGGCCAGGAGCGGTGGCAGGCAGGGCAGCACCTGAGTGAAGGGAGGACCCAGAGGCCACGGTTCTGCCCGGGTAGGAGCAGGGGTGCTGACAGAATGAAGGTAGGCAGAGCGGTGGTGTAGGGCCGGAGCCAGGGGTGCTGGTTATGCTGGGGGACAACCTGTTCCGTTGTGCCGTGTGACCCCGGAGAGGTTCCTGTTTTTCTTCGAGTGGCCGCTTACCTCTCCGGTGGAGACTCTTCTGCCCACTCTGGCCTGCTGCAAAGGGACAGATGGGACAAATAATGGGAAGAGGCCTTGAAAACTGCAGAGCTCGGTGCCTGGTGCCATGAAGGGCATGCGGAAAGGGGCAGTGGGAGCAGAGGTAGGTGGGACTATCGAGGGCTTCAAAGATGGGTTTTCAAGTAGGATAGTGGCCCTGGTGATAGGTCCGCCCCCATTTCTAAGCAGACCCTCGAACCGTGGGGCCCACAAGGCAGATGTGTGCCTTCAGGGAGCCGGGGCTCGGTGAGGCTGGGCAGGAGACATGGCGGCTGTGGGCAGACTTGAGGTGCGAGTTACCAGTAGACTCAAGGGTGCCGTGAACTGATTGGCTGTGGGCTGAAAGGGAGGGAAGCCTTCGGCACTGCCAGCTTTTTTTTCTGCAGCGACTTGGGCAGGGGCCGTTTTCCAGCTggaggacacagagaaagagcaagattAGGTGTCAGGGTCGCAGCTTGGGCTGTGGCGAGTTTTGGGTGCCCGAGAAGCTGCCGAGGGGAGGCGTAGAACGGGCTTTGGAATATTAGGGGCCTGGAGACTTGTATGAGCCTTGAGAGTAGGTGACCTCGCCCCAGGGAGAGAGGGTAGGGCCTGGCAGGCCACCAAAGGAGACTGAAGAGCAGCCacacccagccccccccccccccccccccccccggagggaGAGGTCAGCTGTCAGAACAGCTCGCAAGCTTTAGGGAAGGCTTGGCAGGTGTTGACAGCGGGGAGCTGGAGGTGAGAAAcggaggggagtgggaggcagcGCTCAGGGCTGAGAAGCAGAGACAAGAGCTGTGGCTCAGAGCGAGGACAGAGGGACAGTTTTGGGTTTTGATTTTGAAGATAGCAGAAAGGCGAAGGAGGAGACTGAAGGACGGGAGGGAGATGGATGCAGTGAGGTGAGCTTGCCTGAGGCTGACCCCAGCCGGACCAGGGCGAGGCGGGGACGATGAGAGGGTTTGGCAGGGGCACTGAGGTATTCAGTTTTGATGCCACAGTGTCTTTGGGGGCATAGGAGGCCAGGCGGCAGGTGTGGATGGGCCCGGGCATCTGGAGCCGAGGGGCACCTGAGTCCTGTCTGCCTCTGCCGTGGTTATAGAGCCCCTTGCTGTCTTTTGGGGACCATCTCTCTTCTACTCAACCTGTAGTATGTGCAGCTGAGCCACTCCCTGGGGTTTAGGGGTGGGGACATCGCACCACGTACTCTGGCCACAGTGAGCGATGGAGGCCCGGGTTATGACCCTAAGGGGCCAGCCAACACGCCTGAGCCCTTGGGACTTTAGGGGGGACCGTTGGGGACAGGTCTTGACAAGATGGCTAGCTTTGCCATGGCCCTGGAGGCAGCAGAGAGCCCTGGTGAGGGTGACGGTGGCCACCCTGGGGTAGCAAAGCTGACAGAGTGTAGGCTGGGTGCTGCTGGCAGCCGTTCCCACCCCGACGGGTGAGCCTGACTGAGAATGGAGTCGGTGCAGGATGAGCCAGGGGCCTCAGAGGTACCCGTTTCTGATGACCCCGGACCCAGGCTTTCCTGAACCCTGTATGCCTTGGACTTCTTAGTCACATGAGCCAATAAACATTTCTCCCCCCTCGAAGGCAGTTGGCCTTTTGGTCACCTCGTAACTGAGAGAGCGCTGGCTGACGGGGACCACGAGGCAGGAGGTGGTCCCAGCGGCCCAGGAGCAGGACGGGCAGTCTTCTCCGCCCAGTCTGGGGAAGGTGGGTGCCGGGCCCGCGAGCCGAGGGCCTGCCACGCAGGTGTGATGGGTGGGTGGGCGTGGGAGCGGAAGAGACCCTTGGAGCCGGGGGCTGGGCTGTGTCCAGAGGTGAGGTTCTGAACTGAGAAGGCGCAGAGTGACAAGGCTGGGATGACTGGGGAAGGCAAGGAGGCCGGGAGCAGGCCTCCAGGCAAAAGACTTGAGGAGGCACAGGTGAGGCGGGAGACCACCCAGGAGCCGCTGGCCTGCGTCTCTGTTTTCTAGGCCCGCTTCTTCGGCCTGGGCGGTGGGCTGATGAGCGTGACCTGGGTGCATGAACCAGgccctgggtttaaatcctgactTTTCCATTTGCTGGCCTGGAGCAAGTTCTAtagcttctctgtgtctcagttttctcatctgtaaaatggggctaggGATTACCTGTGTTAGTCTTATATATGCTGTATGTACTAGTTATTAGTTAGGGCAAAGGGCTGACTTAAACTCAAAATACATAGGCTCAAATGCAGTGGATGTTTCTTGCTTGCTCATGTGAGACTCATAATGGGGTTCATCTGATCAGTGACAGTGCTTCTCCAAGAGGGACTTCAGGGCCCAGGCCCCTTCCATCTTGGGGCCCCATCGTTTTCAACCCATGACTTTCAAGGCCAGTGAGGAAGGGACAAGCTTGTAGCCCACAGAGGTGTTTTGGGGCCAGGGCTGGAAGTGGCCCCATCGCCTCTTCACTTCCTACTGGACCTGTCACAAGGTCCCACCTGAGGGAGGCTAGGAAAAGTGGTCTAGCCAACCGGTGTGACCGACTGGCTGGTTCTGCCGCAGGGACCTCACAGGCCTTTGGGAAGGGCCTGACCCAGCCTTCGCCAAGTGTTAGGAGTGCAGCCTCCCGAGTGAGGGCAGGGGCCCCGGGGAGACAGTACCCCTGACTGGGCCTCTAGGTGCATCCTGGGAAGGGGAAAGATGGCTGTGCCCGGCGGGCACCCCTGGGCACCAGGAGCCGGCGGCTTGTCAGCATTCCATCTGCGGAGCTCTGTCTGGGCCCGGatgattttctcccttctctatTTCCATCAGGGGGCCTCGGAGCCTTGCGCCAAGTCCTATCTGAATGCCTCAGCCCAGCCTTGGCTCCACCCCGGGGTGTAAGTGCGACCAGCGTGTGAAATGGGCCGCGGCTTCTGAGGCAGCCTGGCCACCAGGCGCTGCCCCCCTCAGTGAAAGTTACAGACCCCACCCCTCCTTGCCAAGTGCAGAGGCCCCCTCCATAGCGCACCTGAGGATTCGTTCAGCAAACGTTCCTTGAGCACCCAAcatcctcactcagcagggagaggagaggccacCATCACCCCCCGGGGAGCCGGAAACAGCGTGCAATCGTGGGGGGCTGGAGACGAGGCTAGTGGCACCAGAgctcacactgctggtgggaatctCAGATGCTGCGAGCACCTTAGAAAATGGTTTGGCAGCTTCTTGAGTCTGTTGACCTACGCTTCCCCTGTGCGCACGATTCCATTTCTAGGCACATGTCCCCCGACAGACGCatacaggaatgttcatagcCCCCAGCCAGGGACACCCCAAGTGCCAGCAGCAAGggcatgaataaagaaatgatagAATATTGGGCAATAGCAGAGGCATAGAAAGCACTAACCACCGTTGCACACATCACGGGTGGATCTCGTAGACATtctgttgagcaaaagaagctgaACGCAGGACTACACGCTATGATCGAACTCATTCAAATGACGCGCAGGAGCGGGGCAGTGGAGGCAGTATGATGTTACCACAGGGGGTGGCGGGCTGGCTGGGAGGGGGGCGCAAAGGAGCCCTCTGGAAATGTTTCACCACTTGAACTGGGTGGTgattgtatataaaaatacattaagcCTCACGATTAAGATGTAACATTTTTAAGATAACCTCCTAAACAATTTTATCTATCTATTGGGAACCCAATGGCCTGCTAGGTAGTGACGATTATTGTGTGTTCTCGGAGTTTATTGCTGATGGGTGAAAGAGACAATTTAGAAGACAAATATATGTCAGATGGTGGTACATGCCCTGGGGAAATAAAGCATAATTAGGAGGAGTCGGGagtcctggggcaggaagggtgCCCCAACCATCCCACACAGTGTTCAGGGGAGACTCTGCCAGGGTGAGATTGGAGGTAGAAAAGCCCATTAACTGAGGAGagggctccaggcagagggacagcGGAGGGGCAAGTCCTGGAGGATGGCAATTTGATCCTGTCAGGTTTCCTATGGGCTCCCCTGGCTCCCATAACCTCAGCCACCACCCAGGAGCCTGATTTAGGAGCCACCAGCCCTGCACTTGGCCTGACATGGCTGGGGGGTGTTTTGTGGCAGCCCTCTCAGGGCCTCAGAAGCTTCCCGAAGGGGAAGAGGGTAGTGGTATGAGCACAGGAGGAGCTCGTATCCACACCTGCCCtgtgcggggaggggggggccggtaggggggaaggggaagggagttAATGGTCTCCTCCTCTCACCCGAGGGGCATCCTTTCTCTCAGGTGCAAAAGTTTTGGCTCTAGGACATGGAGGGAACCACTTCCTGCTGTTCCAGGCCATGGGCACAATGCAGGGGATGACACCTGcaacccagatgcccctctcctTGGGCAGAGCCTTTGGGAGAGTAAAGGGGGGGGCAGTGAGTCCTTGTAGCGGAGTCCCTTGTAGCTGGGGAGTGGGCAGGAGTTGGGTGACCCTCACCTCCTTTCATCGAGTGAACTCTATTCTGAAATCATGTCCTTCCTATtttctgtgcatgtgtatgttcaaatgtcattaaaaaaaaaaaaaatggaacgaGGACTAAGATCTCTGCACCACCCCAGTAATTGGAGAGCTGCAAAGGAAAACCCCAAGATCCCACATGGCACCTGCCAGACTGGCGAGAATAGGAAGCCACATAAACAAGGTAGCTGGTAGGGAGCTGGTAAATGGAAGTCTGATGCTTTTGGTGGGAGTCAGGAGGTTTGAAAGGCAGTTTGACACCTACGTGCCCCCCGGCAGGTCCACTCCTGGGTAAAAGCTCTCGCAAATAGATGTGTCCTTGGGATGGTTTGAGGTGCTGAAGAACCAGAGGCTAAGTGTCAGCAGTGTGGACAAGGCTTAAACACACAGTGTTGcatgaaaaacagaagaatacagaACCAGATCCTCAGCAGAGCCATGTTTATGGAAACTAAAAACACAGAGGAGCAGGACAATCTTGTATATTTCTGCCAATTACTCTGTGACCTGCGGCAACTGATGGAAGgtctctctgcttcagttttctcatctataaagtggggacaACAGTAGCAACTCCTTCAGGGACAGGTGATGACGAAGTGGGATTTGCTACATTAAGTGCTTAgcaaagtgcccagcacagagtgtGAAGTAAATGGTGCCTCCCGTCACTGATGCATATGGGGCCTCAAAGCCTAGAAAGCAGATTGGAAGGGCATGCGTCAAacacaagagtggggaggggggctatGGGATGCTGGAAGAGGATTGGGGATGGGCCGAAGGGAAAGCTCATTTCAAAGGGAGGCTTTTTTGGGACGCGGTGATGCGCGGAGTGCCCCAAACCAAGGAGCATGGGCTGCTCCTGTCTATGctcccaagtttatttttttaaaagattttatttattatttatttaagagagggagaatgagagagagagcaggagaggggggaaggtcagagggagaagcagactccccgccgagcagggagcccgatgcgggactcgatcccgggaccctgggatcatgacccgagccgaaggcagtcgcttaaccaactgagccacccaggcgcccctgtgctccaagtttaaataaaaacagaagatattGCCAATTGTTATCTTCCCAAATGAGCTAAACCCACTTATCTTCCTAGACAGTGTCTCATAAGGACAGGAAAACGGTGGCCCTGCAGTGTTTATGGGATCATGTATGTTtctatcattcattcactcaacaaatatttctgagcCCCTGTtctgtgccaagccctgttctgggctctggggaagaacacacaaaagatttttttaaaaccattttattatttatttatttagttagttatttttaagattttatttatttatttgatagagagagacacagcgagagagggaacacaagcagggggagtgggagagggagaagcaggcttcccgccgagcagggagcccgatgcggggctcgatcccaggaccctgggatcatgacctgagctgaaggcagatgattaatgactgagccacccaggcgcccctgattttattttatttacttcttagagagagagagacagagcaccagcaggggggagggtggagggagagggagaagcaggctccccgctgagcaaggagtcaggaccccgggatcaaacctgagcggaaggcagatgctcaactgactgagccaccaggtgccccaaacacacaaaaactttGACAACCTGCGGCTTCTGGTCCGACTCTGGTGTCTTTGCTGAGGGTCACACTGAGCTGCGAGCTTCAGGGGTGTCTTTGGGACTCAGCATCAGAAGACATCAAGACCAAAGTCAAGAGCTACTCGTCCTCTCCCTTCGGACAGCTGCTTCCCCAACTAGGACCAGACCAGGAACTGCTGGTGGGACTGCCTGGATTTCCACTGCAGTGTAACTGTGAAAGGGGTGACGGCTCCTGGCGTGTATACAAGTCCCTCTGCCCCGAATCCTGGCTGTCAGCCTGGGACAACCGCCAGGCAGAAGACACGTGTCCTGGGAAAATCTCAAGTGgctccacccacccctcctctgtcctccatcCTTCTCCCAGGGTGGTGATCGGGGACCTGGGTACACGgtgacccccaccccaggatctTGAATCATGGCGTAACTAATAACACTCGTTGGAAAAGCATAAGACTGTGTCTGTGTAAAAGAGCCAGATGATGGGGCAAGAAGCTGGGGGTGGAATGAGTACCTTGACCAGTAAGTGGGGCTTCTGGGtgactgtttttttctgttttgttctgttttatgttATTAAACTGACCCCTTctctagaccaaaaaaaaaaaaaaaaaaagacaacctgcTCTCAGGAGGGCTTCCATTCTGGTTAGGGATGGTGTAACTGGCAGACCAAAAACAAAATTGTGAGCACCTAAGGGCTCGGTGGTAGGTcccaggaaggggaagaaagcagggagagggaagggagacagaTAGGGCGTGTGTGGGCTCACTGTTCCAGGCGCTCAGAGGCATGGCCCTGGCCACTGAGGACCTCCCCCTTCCTTGTTCCTATGAGGGCATGCTGCGGTTTTCCAACCACAGAGTCTCTGCTGTGGGCCTATATGGCCTGGTATCTGGCAGGTTtcactttccccttcccctaAGTGCT from Zalophus californianus isolate mZalCal1 chromosome 11, mZalCal1.pri.v2, whole genome shotgun sequence harbors:
- the DRAP1 gene encoding LOW QUALITY PROTEIN: dr1-associated corepressor (The sequence of the model RefSeq protein was modified relative to this genomic sequence to represent the inferred CDS: inserted 1 base in 1 codon; deleted 6 bases in 5 codons), with the translated sequence MALPAVTSGLRRARRRPSPAPGSAPAGALRRLRPPSPPPRPAPATACRRRHLSARRLNNNFIDKRQHGGGATGPGGPVGSGGGGAGGTRTRGNRGRRVASRPGGREAAGGGAGPGAAREALRCRARRKSITRGFPPARIKKIMQTDEEIGKVAAAVPVIISRALELFPGVAVEEAWQVNSPRNAKTMTTSHLKQCIELEQQFDFLKDLVASVPDMQGDGEDNHMDGDKGTRRWTVPSRRGRKPGSSGRKNGGMGSKSKDKKLSGTDSEQEDESDDTDTDGXEETSQAPPQPVFPPAPLSAGNPPTPFMPFTSTLPLPPAPPGPSAPDAEDEEDYDS